One window of the Chryseobacterium sp. CY350 genome contains the following:
- the hpt gene encoding hypoxanthine phosphoribosyltransferase, whose amino-acid sequence MESIQVHDKTFVPYLKDAEIQEIVKATALKIYEDYKDEVPVFIGVLNGVIMFFSDLLKHYPGECEIAFIQMSSYAGTESTGIVYQKMELTKDVKDRHIILVEDIVDTGNTVESLFKYFNETQRPKSVKIASFLLKPEVYKKDFKLDYIGKEIPNKFVLGYGLDYDELGRNLPNLYQLEEGTINH is encoded by the coding sequence ATGGAAAGTATACAAGTTCACGACAAAACTTTTGTTCCTTATTTAAAGGATGCCGAAATTCAGGAAATCGTAAAAGCTACCGCTCTGAAAATTTATGAAGATTACAAGGATGAAGTTCCTGTTTTCATTGGTGTGCTCAACGGAGTGATCATGTTTTTCTCTGATCTTCTTAAACATTATCCTGGTGAATGCGAAATTGCTTTTATCCAAATGAGTTCTTACGCAGGAACAGAATCTACAGGAATCGTTTACCAGAAAATGGAACTAACGAAAGACGTAAAAGACCGCCACATCATCTTGGTAGAAGATATCGTTGACACAGGAAATACGGTAGAAAGTCTTTTCAAATATTTCAACGAAACGCAACGCCCGAAATCTGTAAAAATCGCTTCATTCCTTTTAAAGCCGGAAGTGTATAAAAAGGATTTTAAGTTGGATTATATCGGAAAAGAAATTCCAAACAAATTTGTTTTAGGTTATGGTCTTGACTACGATGAGTTGGGAAGAAATCTTCCGAACCTGTATCAGTTGGAAGAAGGAACCATCAACCATTAA
- a CDS encoding adenylate kinase: MINIVLFGPPGSGKGTQAQNLIEKFNLKQISTGDLFRFNMKNDTELGKLAKSYIDKGELVPDQVTIDMLIDELRKPTDAAGFIFDGYPRTAVQTEALEKIVKDELNDDIDVCLSLIVEDQILVERLLKRGETSGRTDDSNVEIIENRIKEYYAKTAEVAELYKQQGKYVEINGVGEINEISEMLFAEVEKIK, encoded by the coding sequence ATGATAAACATTGTTCTGTTCGGCCCTCCAGGAAGTGGAAAAGGAACTCAAGCTCAAAATCTGATTGAGAAATTTAATTTAAAGCAAATCTCCACTGGTGATCTTTTCAGATTCAACATGAAAAATGATACTGAACTGGGAAAATTAGCAAAATCTTATATCGACAAGGGAGAATTGGTTCCGGATCAGGTAACAATTGATATGCTGATTGACGAATTAAGAAAGCCAACCGATGCGGCAGGATTTATTTTCGACGGATATCCTAGAACTGCCGTACAGACAGAAGCTTTGGAAAAAATCGTAAAAGATGAGCTGAATGACGACATTGATGTTTGTCTTTCATTGATCGTAGAAGATCAAATTTTAGTAGAAAGATTGCTGAAAAGAGGTGAAACAAGTGGAAGAACCGATGACAGCAATGTAGAAATAATAGAAAATAGAATTAAAGAATACTACGCAAAAACAGCAGAAGTTGCCGAGCTTTACAAACAACAAGGCAAATATGTAGAGATCAATGGCGTTGGCGAAATCAATGAGATTTCTGAAATGCTTTTCGCTGAAGTAGAAAAAA